The DNA region TTGAATGGAAGgagcacaccaacatcaacctcatgccaactgtaaagtatggtgaagggagtatcatggtttggagctgctttgctgtctcagggcctggacagcttacTATTgtcgacagaaaaatgaattcccaagtttaacaagacattttgcaggataaTGTAAGGCTAtatgtccaccaattgaagctcaacagaagttgggtgacgtaacaggacaacgacccaaaatacagaagtaaatcaactaaatggcttcaacagaagaaaatagtccttctggagtggcccagtcagtcctgacctcaacccgattgagatgctgtggcatgacctcgagagtgcttcacaccagacatcccaagcatattgctgaactgaaacagttttgtaaggcggaatggtccaaaattcctcctgaccattgtgcaggtctgatccacaactacagaatgtttggttgaggttattgctgccaaagtagAGTCAACCCGTTATTAAGTCCAAGGTTTTACATACttttcccactctgcactgtgaatgtttacagtgttttcaataaagacataaaaacaTATTATTGTTTgagttattagtttaagcagactgtgtttgtctattgttgtgacttagatgaagatctgATCAAATGTTacgaccaatttatgcagaagtaCAGGTAAtttcaaagggttcacatactttttctcgAACcaagtatgtatgtgtgttgtgcATCAGTGACATATGTCAcgcccgcacgcacacacacaaacgcgcaCACTTACCCCGCGTCGTGTCTCCTAGTGTTGCGATGCAGTACCTGTGGGAGACGGGAATGTTCAGGTGGTGCGATGGAGACATGTACAATGTCACACCTCTACACCTGGCTGCTGATGCTGGCAACACCGAGGTGATCCGCTACCTGCTCCGAAACAAGGTGAGGTGGACACACTTAATGCTTGGAGAGTAAGTCTGATGATGACCATGTTCCCTTTCTATTGTGGAGTTTTGCTATGGAGTTTACCTTACAGAGTTAGGTGCGTCACGATATCTCCTTTCTCCTGGAGTGTGCACTCATTCACTACTTCCCACAAATGTAAAATCTTTAAATTAGTGGAGGCGGAGGAAAGTGGGAGTTCCACCATATTTCCAGGCAGGTCTGTTCAAGTCAGTCAGAGGTGAACAAGTGCACAACCTCTGTAACATGCGCTGCTTGCTGAAAGAGCTGGGGCCCGATGGAGCACTCGGCTGCAGTACCCTTCAACTATTTAGGATTGCTGCCTCActatttaaaatgtgtgtgtgtgtcagaggtgtATGGTAGAGACTGTGGATGAGGATGGGTTGACAGCGGTCCATGTGGCATCAGAGAGAGGCTGTATAGAGATGTGTTGGACGCTACTACAGAGATCAGGCTTCAGGATACTACACTTGAAGACCTACAGCGGACACACGCCACTGGACCTCTGCAGGCAGGGAAGGACATTCAGGTGGGTCGCAATAGCTCTAACCTTTACCTGGGTATTAATTAGGCACAACACGGAGGACAACAGACAAAAACAGGGACTTGTCTAATAAGGAACTTTTATTTTCAGGTGCAAAAAGTTTTAACGTTTTCCATTGTGTGACAAATACCACCCAGGAATATATCACACTGTCAACCTCTTCTGTCCCATTGCCGTACCACCATCACTTTCTGTGTTGGGGTTGTATTTCCACAGACATCTGCAGCTGGCCAAACTACTGACCCGCTACATGAAGGAGCCACCCTTCAGCAAACCTGAAGAGTCACCAAGTTAGTGCTACGCCTTTAGTCTCTAATGAGGCTGTGATAAGTTtaactgtaataaacattgtgtGCCAACGAATCATGTTAAtgtgtataattgtttgtgtgtatcCGTGCATGCGtggatctttgtgtgtgtgtgtgtgtgcgtgcgtccagTCCTGTACTACTGGACATTATTCTTCCCGTGTCTGATCGGAGGAGTGATTCTGATTATCGCAGCGATGTTGGGGGGCTACGGAGGGATAACGTGCGCCGTCCTCTTCCCTTGGCTGGCCAGGAGTATTTTCTCCCAGTTACACCGCATGACCACCTACCAGAGGTACagactgtgtgtctatgtgtggcctaactgtgtgtttgtgtatgtctgCGTTATACATTATATTCATCCATTGTATTGTTCTTTGTTCCATTAACTGTTGTGTTGCAGGTTGGCCAACCCCGTCTACCTAGGGACTATGATAGCTGGACTGTTCCACTCTCTAGTCTGTTTCTACTACAAAATACTGCCGCCTAATATCCTTTATCTTAGTGATACTGTACTGCCTAATGTAtacatacaattgaagtcggacgtttacatacaccttagccaaatacatttaaactgtttttcacaattccagatATTTAaacatagtaaaaattccctgtcttaggtcagttaggatcaccactttattttaagaatgtgaaatgtcagaaggatagtagagaaaaggatttatttcagcttttatttctttcatcacattcccagtgggtcagaagtttacatacactcaattagtatttggtagcattgcctttaaattgtttaacttaggtcaaacttttcgggtagccttccacaagcttcccacaatacgttgggtgacaTTTGaccctttcctcctgacagagctggtgtaactgagtcaggtttgtaggcctccttgcttgcacacgctgtttcagttctgcccacaaaatttctacacgatgaggtcagggctttgtgatggccactccaataccttgactttgttgtccttaagccaattttCACAACTTTGAAtgtatgcttgggtcattgtccatttggaagacccatttacgaccaagctttaacttcctgactgatgtcttgagatgttgcttcaataaatccacataattttcctcactcatgatgccatcaattttgtgaagtgcaccagtccctcctgcaacaaagcaccaacacaaacagttctatttttgtttcatcagaccagaggacatttctccaaaaagtacaatctttgtccccatgtgtagttgcaaaccgtagtctggctttttttatggcggttttggagcagtggcttcttccttgctttgctgcctttcaggttatgtcaatataggactcgttttactgtggacatagatacttttataccggtttcctccagcatcttcacaaggtcctttgctgttgttctgggattgatttgcacttttcgcaccaaagtacgttcatctctaggagactgaacgcgtctccttcctgagcagtatgatagctgcgtgttcccatggtgattatacttgcatactattgaaCGTGgtaccaaggatgaaccagacttgtggaggtctactatttttttctgaggtcttggcagattttgTTTGATTTAACCATGATGTCaaacagaggcactgagtttgaaggtaggctttgaaatacatccacatgtacacctccagttgactcaaattatgttaattaggctatcagaagcatctaaagccatcaaatcaaatttatttataaagcccttcgtacatcagctgatatctcaaagtgctgtacagaaacccagcctaaaaccccaaacagcaagcaatgcaggtgtagaagcactgtggctaggaaaaactccctagaaaggccaaaacctaggaagaaacctagagaggaaccaggctatgtgggatgtcctcttctggctgtgccgggtggagattataacagaacatggccaagatgttcaaatgttcataaatgaccagcatggtcgaataataataaggcagaacagttgaaactggagcagcagcacagtcaggtggactggggacagcaaggagtcatcatgtcaggtattcctggggcatggtcctagggctcaggtcctccgagagagagaaagaaagagagaattagagagagcatatgtgggatggccagtcctcttctggctgtgccgggtggagattataacagaacatggccaagatgttcaaatgttcataaatgaccagcatggtcgaataataataaggcagaacagtttaaactggagcagcagcacggtcaggtggactggggacagcaaggagtcatgtcaggtattcctggggcatggtcctagggctcaggtcctccgagagagagaaagaaggagagaattagagaacgcacacttagattcacacaggacaccgaataggacaggagaagtactccagatataacaaactgaccctagccccccgacacataaactactgcagcataaatactggaggctgagacaggatgggtcaggagacactgtggccccatccgaggacacccccggacagggccaaacaggaaggatacactttctggagttttccaagctgtttaaagtcagtcaacttagtgtatgtaaacttctgacccactggagttttgaaacagtgaataataagtgaaacaatctgtctgtaaacaattgttggaaaaattacttttcttccaaatggacaatgacccccaagcattcttccaaagttgtggcaaaatggctgaaagacaacaatgtcaaggtattggagtggccatcacaatgccctgacctcaatcccatagaaaatgtgtgggcagaactgaaaaagcgtgtgcgagcaaggaggcctacaaacctgactcagttacaccagctctgtcagggggaatgggccaaaattcacccaacttattgtgggaagcttgtggaaggctacccaagttaaacaatttaaaggcaatgctaccaaatactaattgagtgtatgtaaatatatatgtgtataaatatctacagtggggcaaaaaagtatttagtctgcaaccaattgtgcaagttcttccacttaaaaagatgaggcctataattttcatcataggtacacttcaactatgacaccacccgggcaacgaaggagtggcttcgtaagaagcatttcaaggtcctggagtggactagccagtctccagatctaaaccacatagaaaatctttggagggagttgaaagtctgtgttgcccagcaacagccccaaaacatcactgctctaaaggagatctgcatggaggaatgggccaaaataccagcaacagtgtgtgaaaaccttgaagacttacagaaaatgtttgacctctgtcattgccaacaaagggtatataacaaagtattgagaaacttttgttattgaccaaatacttattttccaccataatttgcaaataaattaataacaaatcctacaatgtgatttttttttctcattttgtctgtcatagttgaagtgtacctatgatgaaaattacaggcctctctcatctttttaagtgggagaacttgcacaattggtggctgactaaatacttttttgccccactgtatataaaaaaatgtgtGGCCTACGTGTAGTATATTGTTGGTTGAGCCTTAACCCGCTGTGACGCTTGTGGGGGGATAGTGTTCTGGGTCATGTGTCGCTGGTCCAGTTCTCTATGGTTTTGGCCATGTTCTGGAAGATTCTAACCCAGGATCCTGGGGAGCTGGGACCGGGAGATGCAGATCCTCGCTTCTCCTCCATAGCAGACCTGCTGGAGAAAAAACAGAATCCTCAGAGGTTCTGCATCTACTGTGAGGTGAGGAGAACCAATCCATTAATCAATGCCTTTTCCCACATCTTTTTTTCATCCATCCTCCATATTCCCGAACAAAACTGTGCACATCCACAGAGAACTACATTTCCTAAATGCTCACCAAACAGCGCCTCGATCCAGTCGGCAGTTTTCTTTATCTAGATTACTCAACTTTGGCAAATGTGTTGAGACAACAAAGAAATGTATGTACCCAGAACTCTCCTGCCCCAAAATTTAGTTAACTAAAAATCGTGTTGCAGCAGATTGCCTTGATTTAAAACTTAACtcaacttaaaaaaataaaataaaatgttttacagtggtgtTCATCAATAGCAGCAGATGTAATAAGCTGAGTTTTCTGTAAATGTTTtgttcaaatgtaaaatatattgttACTTAATTGAATTTTGGGTATTTTTGGGGAATTGCCAACACTGTCACTTaaaaccaggggttggaaccaaaattactTTCCAATCGTTtcattctgaacagaaccatcGGTTgcagtccaaacacttaaaagacagaCCCTCATCCacttatgcccttgggggaaaTCCCCGTCGCCATCTTGGCGGGTGTTCCAAATGagtagccaagcaagggaagtttgtaacgtaagcccctcagccctcggtTTTAGTCAGCTTTGTGAGTGTACCATTATGTTCACTCCTggcctgaaactccccataattcaattcgcGGCGATTGTACATCCGTTAAGAAAAGTCTGCGAaaactttttaaaatatatatcaatggagaagtcaacatacaagaATAAACAAATGCAAATAAGTTAGACATTTTGCTACTACGTAAAAAGTAAATTGTTTTGTTTGGttatcttttggaaattgtagagaTGAAACATTTCCCTTGTTCTGAAGTTCCAGTTCtgaagttccagctaggcaggctaacgttagttagctaatttaTTTGCTAGCTATTACACAGTAGGCTTATATTAATAATGAAATATTTAATATGTAGACATAcactcataattgactgtagtgcatataaagcacccacaagttaCCGGTGGCTGGAAACACAATCATCGCGTGATGAATGAGTGACAAATTTCCAGCCAAGGGTGGcccatttaaaaatcattcctgtcttctttttcttttttttggagAAAAATCAGTATACATACAagaactatacagacaatgataACATATGCTAGGGGGTACAACAAATGACAGATTATAGAAAGACCTTAAAAGATGCACACATATTGATTGTTTTAACAGCGTTCTTATTAAAATAATGTATAATGGTCTTAATATACTGCTCGATTTCCTTATAGAgaacagtgttttttttattagtgaatttacatttttgaataTGAAATTTTGCCATTAGCACAATTAGATTTATAAGGTAAaattgtttttctttatctttattATGGTTAAGGAAACCGAGCAGCACATTCTCCCATTAAAAAACAAAAGTCATCAAGAATATTAACGATTATAAAACCGTGAATATCTTTCCATAATTGTTTGACATGTAGACAATGCCAAAATAAATGTGAAACTGTTTCTGGGTGCTCAACACAAAAAGTACAATCAATGTTAATGTATTTTTTGACTTTCTTCAGGTAAGGATTCGCTGGGTAATACTTATGGATCGTTCTGAAAGGGACCTCCTTTGACCTTGTTAACAAGCAAGTATGTGTGGTAATAACCAGACTTTTTTTCCCAACAGATAATGTATTCCATTAACTTGTGACATAAGGGATGGATACAATATCCCTTTGAAATAAAGCACGAATAGATCTGTTGTTCTGAGGGAGCAAGGAGAGAAACATATTTTCCCTATTGGAGAGTCAACTGGATTAAGCAAGGGTAGGTCAGGAAGGTGAGGTCTGGTTACACCTCTAAATAACATGAGAGTTCCAGATGGAATAGCATCAAAGACTATGGCGAACTCTCTAGGTGTTACAGGGATATTGTAAcgagataaaaaaaaatcctcataatTGAGTAACAATCTTTCTGCATTAAAAAGTTGACTCACCAGCAGGATATGATTATTGAACCAGTTGTTAAAAAAGAAAGACTTTCTATACAAAATGTCCTTACTGTTCCAAATGAAATACCTGAGGGGAAAAATTATGTTTATATATTAACGACCACGCTACGAATACTTGTCTATGAAAAGCAGATCATTTTGCAGGAATCTTATCAATGTTATAGTTACAAAGTAACAAAATTGAAGCCACCAAAACAGGAGAAGAAATAATGAGGGATGAAATTCCAAATTGAAGTAGGATTCTTTACAATtaatcttaaaagtattattcaaAGTAGGAAAATCTACAAAATTGTGTCCACCATATTCATGAGTTCATAACGACAAATTGCCTAATATAATGTGTACGATTTTTCCAGGTGAAGTTGAAAACATCTGGTCAACCGCTTTACCTTTTTTGTTGTCAAGATATAGGGACTCCTTCCTTCTTAGCCCTCCAAGTGTATACTCCTCAGGCGTCATGAGACGTCAACAGAAATATCCACTTCATTTGAAGGCTGAGGTGTTAGGGTGTGTCTAAGTGTTTGGACCGTAACCATCATTTTTTTGGATTCCGTTCCGACCagaaaaataaagttctgaatcGGTTCTAACCAAAACATAGTAATGGTTTATATAGTttctttctgttcctttttaaacctcaaaacTATATTTTTGTACATTTAGCTAGACATTAAATTACTTAACCAATGGATAGAACAGCTTGCTATGTAGCTACATGCGTTGGACAACAAGTGTAGGGTGTGCGAGATGCAACTGAAATTTTGCAGAGCGCGCTGGGCATCTTGTTGTTATGACATACAATATCTGAACAAGGCCCATGGAATTATACACATACGGTGGAGTGGCTTCTATGAAGGAActtttgaatgtctttgaacttcagcGAGTTGGTTTCACTAACGTTGGACTTAGAGAATTACCTTTCCGTAGTTAATAAATCCATTGTGAAACGTGATAACTGTGGTATCTGTAACTAGCATTGAAAAGTAAATCCATTCTAATAAAAAAATCTCCCTAATTTTTGAATCATGCTTGTAACGTCAGTAGCTGCCGTAGACTATGCTTCCGAGGGAGGGGAGAGGCAGATGGCCTACACACTGATAAAAACTtccagctggcaggcagacactggaatacgtTTGAGTGACAGCAAGGGCTTTGCATAGACTCCTTGTTGCGtttttttgtgggactggaaAAAATAATGCCCAGAACgttaaccggttcccatgcttttaaaataactgTTCTGTTATGGAATAGTATAGATCACTTTCGCTCTGGTTCTGTTCCTCAAATGTAGTTATTTTACGGTTTTCAGTTATTTCAGGTAttttccctgaaccggttccaacccctgcttAAAACAGTTGTGTTTATGATATGATTTATAGAAGTGCATAGATGCGATAAACAAGTCAATCGAACATAACCATGGAATTGCCATGGAAACATGCAAAATTTGCCTACATTTAGGGGTATTTCACTCTGTTGAGGCACAAATTGGagtataatgcttgtatggatgtcaaccccaacacAAGTTTACGTACTTCcggcgccaacagagatggccgcctcgcttcgcgttcctaggaaactatgcagttttttgtttttttacgtgttatttcttacattagtaccccaggtcatcttaggtttcattacatacagtcgagaagaactactgaatataagatcagcgtcaattcaccatcagtacgaccaagaatatgtttttcgcgacgcggatcctgtgttctgccttacaaacaggacaacggagtggatcctatgcagcgacccaaaaaaacgactccgaaagagagggaaacgaggcggtcttctggtcagactccggagacggtcacaccgtgcaccactccctagcattcttcttgccaatgtccagtctcttgacaacaaggttgatgaaatccgagcaagggtagcattcgagggacatcagagactgtaacgtcctttgcttcactgaaacatggctcactggagagactctatccgaagcggtgcagccaacgggtttctccacgcatcgcgctgacagaaacaaacatctttctggtaagaagaggggcgggggcgtatgcctcatggccaacgtgacatggtgtgatgaaagaaacatacaggaactcaaatccttctgttcacctgatttagaattcctcacaatcaaatgtagaccgcattatctaccaagagttctcttcgattataatcacagccgtatatatccccccccccccaagcagacacatcgatggctctgaacgaactttatttaactctctgcaaactggaaacgatttatccggaggctgcattcattgtagctggggattttaacaaggctaatctgaaaacaagactccctaaattttatcagcatatcgattgcgcaaccaggggtggaaagaccttggatcattgttactctaacttccgcgacgcatataaggccctgccccgcccccctttcggaaaagctgaccacgactccattttgttgatccctgcctacagacagaaactaaaacaagaggctcccacgctgaggtctgtccaacgctggtccgaccaagctgactccacactccaagactgcttccatcacgtggactgggagatgtttcgtattgcgtcagataacaacattgacgaatacgctgattcggtgtgcgagttcattagaacgtgcgttgaagatgtcgttcccatagcaacgattaaaacattccctaaccagaaaccgtggattgatggcagcattcgtgtgaaactgaaagcgcgaaccactgcttttaatcagggcaaggtgtctggtaacatgaccgaatacaaacagtgcagctattctctccgcaaggctatcaaacaagctaagcgccagt from Oncorhynchus mykiss isolate Arlee chromosome 1, USDA_OmykA_1.1, whole genome shotgun sequence includes:
- the si:ch211-223a10.1 gene encoding palmitoyltransferase AKR1 isoform X3, with protein sequence MHPMPRIDGDIFDCIQRGNIDQCAHFIEHDRSILKEKGWGGFTPLHFAALQGNRWIVNLLLSNGADPNLTCDAGMTAFHLACRHGNVYVMHQIMQHGADLRIVDHQGKTALHHGVSGGNIVAMQYLWETGMFRWCDGDMYNVTPLHLAADAGNTEVIRYLLRNKRCMVETVDEDGLTAVHVASERGCIEMCWTLLQRSGFRILHLKTYSGHTPLDLCRQGRTFRHLQLAKLLTRYMKEPPFSKPEESPILYYWTLFFPCLIGGVILIIAAMLGGYGGITCAVLFPWLARSIFSQLHRMTTYQRLANPVYLGTMIAGLFHSLVCFYYKILPPSLWGDSVLGHVSLVQFSMVLAMFWKILTQDPGELGPGDADPRFSSIADLLEKKQNPQRFCIYCEVRIRWVILMDRSERDLL